From Candidatus Manganitrophus morganii, the proteins below share one genomic window:
- a CDS encoding cation-translocating P-type ATPase: MNEKPWHQLTAAQTLTVLESAPEGLSQAEAARRLSDYGQNSLKETEGKSPWSILLRQFTDLMILILLIAAGIAWSMGDLTDTAMILVIVLLNAALGFSQEYRAERALSALKELEQPQVVVRREGAYLQIPSRDLVPGDIVDVEAGQKVPADGRLIETVQLKVDESQLTGESVPVGKELKPLNQREVPLGDQINRIFMGTAVMTGHGSAVITETGMRTELGKIASLLQTVEDRKTPLQRRLASMGKRLAAAALIVTAVIFVAGLLRGETIETMLLTAISLAVAAIPEGLPAMVTIVLALGAQRMVRRNALIRKLPAVETLGSVTTICTDKTGTLTQNVMSVEAIYVDGRRVQVSGSGYRPEGHLYKKGKMFDPLTDQPLLHLLRAAVLCSNARLELRGREWTVLGDPTEGALLAVAAKAGLWKETLERRYPRIAEIPFDSSRKMMTTLHEGLEEKRWVFTKGGLEEVLRRSAFIIQDEKPVPLTDHHREEIARIHQELAGAGLRLLACGMREVKNRIDIDPSDLRGVEEALTFLGLFGMIDPLRPEAAEAVHRCRAAGIRPVMITGDHRITAEAIAAQLGIKEAGEQVLTGEELARLSPEALEPMVEKISIYARVAPEHKVKIVEALKRRGEIVAMTGDGVNDAPALRAADIGIAMGRSGTDVAREASDMILLDDNFATIVSAVEEGRIIYDNIRKFTRYILSTNSGEILIMLFAILFALPLPLLPIQILWTNLVTDGLPALALGLEPPERDVMRRAPRSPEESLFAGGLGLHIVWVGLLMGLGTVALFAWAVQTRDLAHARTIAFLTLMLFQMFHVLAIRSERDPLWRIGLFSNPHLLGAAVLTLSLQLAITYLPPLQALFKTTALTAGELLACIGVASTVYFAVEGEKWLRAHSKGETV; this comes from the coding sequence GTGAACGAAAAACCCTGGCATCAATTGACCGCAGCGCAGACGCTGACCGTGCTGGAGAGCGCGCCCGAGGGGCTTTCTCAAGCCGAGGCCGCGCGGCGACTGTCGGATTACGGTCAGAACAGCCTCAAAGAGACCGAGGGGAAAAGCCCCTGGTCGATCCTCCTTCGCCAATTTACCGACCTGATGATTCTGATCCTTCTCATCGCAGCCGGTATCGCCTGGTCGATGGGGGATCTCACCGACACCGCGATGATTCTGGTGATCGTACTCCTCAATGCCGCGCTCGGCTTCAGCCAGGAATACCGGGCCGAGCGGGCCCTCTCCGCCTTAAAAGAACTGGAGCAGCCGCAGGTTGTCGTCCGACGGGAGGGGGCCTACCTCCAAATTCCCTCCCGGGACTTGGTTCCCGGAGACATCGTCGACGTGGAGGCGGGACAGAAAGTCCCCGCCGACGGGCGGCTGATCGAGACGGTTCAGCTCAAAGTCGATGAGTCTCAACTTACCGGCGAATCGGTCCCGGTCGGCAAGGAGCTCAAACCTTTAAACCAGAGGGAGGTTCCGTTGGGAGATCAGATCAACCGGATCTTCATGGGAACCGCCGTCATGACGGGGCACGGCTCGGCTGTGATCACCGAGACCGGCATGCGGACGGAGCTCGGGAAGATCGCCTCCCTTCTCCAGACGGTGGAAGACCGGAAGACCCCGCTGCAGCGCCGGCTCGCCTCGATGGGGAAAAGGCTCGCCGCTGCGGCATTAATCGTAACGGCGGTGATCTTCGTCGCCGGACTGCTCCGGGGAGAAACAATCGAGACGATGCTCCTCACCGCGATCAGCCTGGCGGTCGCCGCCATCCCGGAGGGGCTTCCGGCGATGGTCACCATCGTCCTCGCCCTCGGCGCCCAACGGATGGTCCGGCGCAACGCCCTCATCCGCAAACTTCCCGCCGTCGAAACACTCGGAAGCGTCACGACGATCTGCACCGACAAGACCGGAACGCTGACGCAGAATGTGATGTCAGTCGAAGCCATCTATGTCGACGGCCGCCGGGTGCAGGTCTCCGGAAGCGGGTACCGGCCGGAAGGGCACCTTTACAAAAAGGGAAAAATGTTCGATCCGCTGACCGATCAACCGCTTCTCCATCTCCTCCGCGCCGCGGTTCTCTGCTCGAATGCCCGTCTCGAGCTTCGGGGGCGCGAGTGGACGGTGCTCGGCGATCCGACGGAGGGAGCCCTCCTCGCAGTCGCCGCCAAAGCCGGACTTTGGAAAGAGACGCTCGAACGCCGATATCCCCGCATCGCGGAGATTCCCTTCGACTCGTCCCGCAAAATGATGACAACGCTCCATGAAGGTCTGGAAGAGAAGCGCTGGGTCTTCACCAAGGGGGGGCTTGAAGAGGTTCTCCGGCGATCGGCTTTTATCATTCAAGACGAAAAGCCGGTCCCCTTGACCGATCATCACCGGGAAGAGATCGCCCGGATACACCAAGAGCTCGCCGGGGCCGGACTGCGCCTGCTGGCATGCGGCATGCGGGAAGTGAAAAACCGGATCGACATCGACCCTTCCGATCTCCGTGGGGTCGAAGAAGCGTTGACCTTTCTCGGTCTCTTCGGAATGATCGATCCCTTGCGGCCCGAAGCGGCGGAAGCGGTCCACCGCTGCCGGGCCGCGGGGATTCGTCCGGTCATGATCACGGGGGACCATCGGATTACCGCCGAGGCGATTGCGGCCCAGTTGGGTATCAAGGAGGCCGGTGAGCAGGTCCTGACCGGGGAGGAATTGGCCCGGCTCAGCCCCGAAGCGCTGGAGCCGATGGTCGAGAAGATCTCGATCTACGCCCGGGTCGCCCCCGAACACAAGGTGAAGATTGTCGAGGCGCTCAAGCGCCGGGGGGAGATCGTCGCGATGACGGGCGACGGGGTCAATGACGCTCCCGCGCTGCGGGCCGCCGATATCGGCATCGCCATGGGGCGAAGCGGGACCGACGTGGCCCGCGAAGCCTCCGACATGATCCTGCTGGACGACAACTTCGCGACGATCGTCTCGGCGGTGGAGGAAGGACGGATCATCTACGACAATATCCGGAAGTTCACCCGGTATATTCTCTCCACCAACAGCGGCGAAATTTTGATCATGCTCTTTGCGATCCTCTTCGCCCTCCCCCTCCCGCTCCTTCCGATCCAGATCCTCTGGACGAACCTCGTCACCGACGGCCTCCCCGCCCTCGCCCTCGGCCTGGAGCCCCCCGAACGGGACGTCATGCGAAGAGCGCCGCGGTCTCCCGAAGAGAGCCTCTTCGCCGGCGGCCTCGGCCTCCATATTGTCTGGGTCGGATTGCTGATGGGGCTCGGAACGGTCGCCCTCTTCGCCTGGGCGGTTCAAACGCGCGATCTGGCGCATGCCCGAACGATCGCCTTCCTGACATTGATGCTCTTTCAGATGTTTCATGTCCTGGCGATCCGCTCGGAGCGCGATCCTCTCTGGCGGATCGGCCTCTTCTCCAATCCACACCTGTTGGGGGCCGCCGTTCTGACCCTCTCTCTTCAACTGGCCATCACCTATCTGCCGCCGCTTCAGGCGCTCTTCAAGACGACGGCGCTGACGGCGGGCGAGCTGCTCGCCTGCATCGGGGTCGCCTCGACGGTTTATTTTGCCGTGGAGGGAGAGAAATGGTTGCGCGCTCATTCAAAAGGAGAAACCGTATGA
- a CDS encoding glycosyltransferase, with product MPPKISVGRHAGSTSIDINHYRPLVGDELIDELLALARRLNGVRICHLNSTAFGGGVAELLSRYLPLLQALDLSADWRIIHGTPVFFETTKSFHNALQGTRCDLTEADRSVYLQANEESAKVIGRGYDAYIVHDPQPAAIRHFIGASRAKWIWRCHIDSSAPDPTMSRFLKPFIEEYDALVFTMAEFLLPGLQIKRVAFIPPAIDPLATKNMDLPIDLCKRAMADSGIDLSRPLLLQVSRFDPWKDPLGVIQAYRLVKEAVPGIQLALIGGMAGDDPEGWRLLEQIEEEAAADPDLFVFTNLGGVGSMEVNVFQRGCDLIIQKSIREGFGLVVSEALWKEKPVIAGCAGGIPMQFPEGYDRYLIDTVEECADRVLHLLKRPGERGDFGRAGREHVRKHFLLPRLLRDELRLIEDLLRPG from the coding sequence ATGCCGCCGAAAATTTCCGTGGGGCGCCATGCCGGCTCCACCTCGATCGACATTAACCACTACCGGCCCCTCGTCGGAGACGAGCTGATCGACGAGCTGCTGGCGCTGGCGCGCCGGTTGAACGGGGTCCGGATTTGCCATCTCAACTCCACCGCTTTCGGCGGCGGGGTCGCCGAGCTCCTCTCCCGGTATCTCCCGCTCCTGCAGGCCCTCGACCTTTCGGCCGACTGGCGAATCATTCACGGGACACCGGTATTTTTTGAGACCACCAAAAGTTTCCACAATGCCCTCCAGGGAACGCGCTGTGATTTGACCGAGGCGGACCGGTCGGTTTATCTTCAGGCCAACGAGGAGAGCGCCAAGGTGATCGGGCGCGGCTACGATGCCTACATCGTCCACGACCCCCAACCGGCGGCGATCCGTCACTTTATCGGCGCGAGCCGAGCAAAATGGATCTGGCGCTGCCACATCGACAGCTCCGCCCCCGATCCGACCATGAGCCGATTCTTAAAACCATTCATCGAGGAATACGACGCCCTGGTCTTCACGATGGCCGAGTTTCTCCTCCCCGGCCTTCAGATCAAACGGGTCGCCTTTATCCCCCCCGCCATCGATCCCCTCGCCACCAAGAACATGGATCTGCCGATCGACCTCTGCAAGCGGGCGATGGCCGACTCCGGAATCGATCTCAGCCGGCCGCTGTTGCTCCAGGTCTCCCGGTTCGATCCCTGGAAAGACCCGCTGGGGGTGATCCAGGCCTATCGGCTGGTGAAAGAGGCGGTTCCGGGAATCCAGTTGGCCCTGATCGGCGGGATGGCGGGAGATGATCCGGAGGGATGGCGTCTTCTGGAGCAGATCGAAGAAGAAGCGGCAGCCGATCCCGATCTCTTCGTCTTCACCAATCTCGGAGGGGTCGGGAGCATGGAGGTGAACGTCTTCCAGCGCGGCTGCGACCTGATCATTCAAAAGTCGATCCGGGAAGGATTCGGCTTGGTCGTCTCCGAGGCGCTCTGGAAGGAGAAGCCGGTGATCGCCGGATGCGCCGGCGGCATCCCGATGCAGTTCCCGGAAGGGTACGACCGATACCTGATCGACACCGTCGAAGAGTGCGCCGACCGGGTCCTCCACCTTTTAAAACGGCCTGGGGAACGGGGTGATTTCGGACGGGCCGGCCGGGAACATGTCCGGAAACATTTCCTCCTCCCGCGGCTCCTGCGGGACGAGCTGCGGCTGATTGAAGACCTTCTCCGCCCCGGATGA
- a CDS encoding universal stress protein: MIKLEHLLVATDFSTCSKEALDHAIQLALKMNGRMTLLHIFESPFVYPAETSLGSYPEVYQWLQDFKQEEIKNLDALSDEIRKEGLPVETIFKEGSPSIEIIRTAKEVGADLIVMGTHGRKGLSHVVMGSVAERVAREAPCPVFIVREKRVEQAAKK, encoded by the coding sequence ATGATCAAACTGGAACATCTTCTGGTGGCGACCGATTTCTCGACCTGCTCGAAGGAGGCGCTCGATCATGCCATTCAGCTCGCCCTCAAGATGAACGGACGGATGACCCTCCTCCACATCTTCGAATCTCCTTTCGTCTACCCGGCGGAGACGTCGCTCGGCTCCTACCCCGAGGTCTATCAATGGCTCCAGGATTTCAAACAGGAGGAGATAAAAAACCTGGATGCCCTCAGCGATGAAATTCGGAAGGAGGGTCTTCCGGTTGAGACGATTTTTAAAGAAGGGAGCCCGTCCATCGAGATCATCCGAACGGCAAAGGAGGTCGGCGCCGACCTGATCGTCATGGGGACGCATGGCCGCAAAGGCCTCTCGCACGTTGTGATGGGGAGCGTCGCCGAGCGGGTGGCGCGCGAAGCGCCTTGCCCGGTTTTCATCGTCCGAGAAAAAAGAGTGGAGCAGGCTGCAAAAAAATGA
- a CDS encoding VIT1/CCC1 transporter family protein, which produces MTKDRNKKKRPAEKEPGFRGLIRRRLREAVFGVQDGLISTLGALTGIAEGTESRAAVVISGVVIIVVESLSMAAGSYLSSKSHKQYLQRLLREEEEQIARDPEGERREIWAMYRERGYPDEEIAIIANRLLSDKALLLEDMAHKELGISPASLEGPAGNALVMGIAYVFGGLVPVLPYLILSIDAAMPLSVSGTLIALFLFGGLKGRLVGQRGWRSALEMVGIAGLAAAAGYGIGRLASFWIK; this is translated from the coding sequence ATGACGAAGGACCGAAACAAGAAGAAACGGCCGGCTGAAAAAGAGCCCGGTTTCCGCGGGCTGATTCGGAGGCGGTTGCGGGAGGCGGTTTTCGGGGTCCAGGACGGTCTCATCTCGACCCTCGGCGCCCTCACCGGAATCGCGGAAGGGACGGAGAGCCGGGCGGCGGTTGTCATTTCCGGAGTGGTGATCATCGTCGTCGAATCGCTGTCGATGGCCGCCGGCTCCTATCTCTCTTCAAAATCGCACAAGCAATACCTTCAGCGCCTTCTCCGGGAAGAGGAGGAGCAGATTGCAAGGGACCCGGAAGGAGAGCGGCGGGAGATCTGGGCGATGTACCGGGAGCGGGGTTATCCCGACGAGGAGATCGCGATCATTGCGAATCGGCTGCTGAGCGATAAAGCCCTTCTCCTGGAAGACATGGCGCACAAGGAGCTCGGCATCTCTCCGGCGAGCCTGGAGGGGCCGGCCGGCAATGCGCTCGTGATGGGGATCGCTTACGTCTTCGGCGGCCTCGTTCCGGTCCTCCCCTATCTGATCCTCTCGATCGACGCGGCGATGCCGCTCTCCGTTTCCGGCACGCTTATCGCCCTTTTTCTCTTCGGCGGGTTGAAGGGACGCCTCGTCGGCCAAAGGGGATGGCGCAGCGCGCTTGAGATGGTCGGCATCGCGGGTCTTGCAGCCGCGGCAGGATACGGGATCGGGCGGCTTGCAAGCTTTTGGATCAAGTAA
- a CDS encoding response regulator transcription factor has protein sequence MSTLDKESVFILLVEDNPLDVDLIRHSLEKGGISNLLHIARDGREAIDFLHQRVSLPGVLILDINLPTLSGIDVLREAKKIDSEIVAIMLTGQASLDTAVQSLRREGAFDYLEKSKDDLPQLVEAVRLAIEKRALQLQNRWIVQIEGRMEIVEMKKVQETFHLSEREIDVVKCLCRGDANKEIADHLFISAFTVKDHLKKIYQKMGVHNRAALVSKILSNAMLDTAPRLPEELKKWNE, from the coding sequence ATGAGTACACTCGACAAGGAATCGGTCTTTATTCTGCTGGTGGAGGACAATCCGTTGGATGTCGACCTGATCCGGCACTCCCTCGAAAAGGGGGGAATCTCGAATCTCCTCCACATCGCGCGAGACGGTCGGGAGGCGATCGATTTCCTCCATCAACGGGTTTCCCTGCCGGGTGTGTTGATTCTGGACATCAATCTCCCAACGCTCAGCGGCATCGACGTGTTGCGCGAGGCCAAAAAAATCGATTCCGAAATCGTCGCGATCATGCTAACCGGTCAGGCCTCCTTGGATACGGCGGTCCAGTCGCTCCGGAGAGAGGGGGCATTCGATTATCTTGAGAAATCGAAGGACGATTTGCCGCAGCTGGTCGAGGCGGTTCGACTCGCCATCGAAAAACGAGCCCTCCAGCTTCAAAATCGGTGGATCGTCCAGATCGAAGGCCGGATGGAGATTGTCGAAATGAAAAAGGTGCAGGAAACGTTTCATCTCTCGGAGCGGGAGATCGACGTCGTCAAATGCCTCTGCCGGGGAGACGCCAACAAGGAGATCGCCGATCATCTCTTCATCAGCGCGTTTACCGTGAAAGATCATCTCAAGAAGATCTACCAAAAGATGGGTGTGCACAATCGGGCCGCCCTCGTCTCCAAAATCTTATCCAACGCGATGCTCGACACAGCGCCCCGCCTGCCGGAAGAATTGAAGAAATGGAATGAATGA
- a CDS encoding ribose-phosphate pyrophosphokinase, with protein MKRPLLLPFPGNAGLADGLSGRIDAEIGKLIVRRFPDCESYVRIESPVEGRTVLLCCTLDRPDDKIMPLLFMAKTARDLGAEKVGLISPYLAYMRQDHRFHSGEGLSSVYFGQLLSDVLDGLVTVDPHLHRHPSLEEVYSIPSRVVRAAPAIAHWVRTHLPHPLLIGPDRESEQWVAAVAAEAGAPHLILEKIRHGDREVEISLPMADQWRDRTPVLVDDIISSAGTMIEAVGQVRRAGLAPPVCIGVHAVFADRAYADLLASGAAQVMTCNTIPHESNRIDVGDLLAEGVSALFSP; from the coding sequence ATGAAAAGACCCCTTCTCTTACCCTTTCCGGGCAATGCCGGGCTGGCCGATGGGCTCTCCGGCCGAATCGATGCGGAGATCGGCAAGCTGATCGTCCGCCGGTTTCCCGATTGCGAGTCGTATGTCCGGATCGAAAGCCCGGTGGAAGGGCGCACCGTTCTTCTTTGCTGCACCCTCGACAGGCCCGACGACAAAATCATGCCGCTCCTTTTTATGGCGAAAACGGCGAGAGATCTCGGCGCCGAAAAAGTAGGATTGATCTCCCCCTATCTCGCCTACATGCGGCAAGATCATCGGTTCCACTCGGGGGAGGGACTCTCTTCGGTCTATTTCGGTCAACTTCTGTCCGATGTCTTGGATGGGTTGGTGACGGTCGATCCGCACCTCCACCGCCACCCGTCGCTGGAAGAGGTCTACTCCATCCCCAGCCGCGTGGTGCGCGCCGCCCCCGCGATCGCCCATTGGGTTCGTACCCATCTCCCCCATCCCCTCCTGATCGGTCCCGACCGCGAGAGCGAGCAGTGGGTCGCCGCCGTGGCGGCAGAGGCCGGCGCCCCCCATTTGATTCTGGAAAAAATTCGCCACGGCGATCGGGAGGTGGAAATTTCCCTTCCGATGGCCGATCAATGGCGCGACCGGACGCCGGTTTTGGTCGATGACATCATCTCCTCCGCCGGCACGATGATCGAAGCGGTCGGCCAGGTGCGGCGCGCCGGCCTCGCCCCGCCGGTCTGCATCGGCGTCCACGCCGTTTTCGCCGACCGGGCCTATGCCGATCTCCTCGCGTCGGGCGCCGCTCAAGTGATGACTTGCAACACCATTCCTCATGAATCGAACCGGATCGACGTGGGGGACCTTCTTGCGGAGGGGGTGTCCGCCCTTTTTTCACCGTGA
- a CDS encoding zinc-dependent alcohol dehydrogenase family protein: MKALVYHGPGKRALEEKPKPAIQAPTDAIVKITKTTICGTDLHILKGDVPTVTDGRTLGHEGVGVIDQAGDAVGSFRPGDRVLISCITSCGRCANCKKGMYSHCENGGGWILGNTIDGTQAEYVRIPFADTSLYKIPEGMDEEALTMLSDILPTGFECGVRNGEVKPGDVVAIVGAGPIGLAALTTAQLYSPAEVIMIDLDDNRLDVSKKFGATKTINSSDGRAVENVMGLTNGKGVDVAIEAVGIPATFELCQKIVAAGGHIANIGVHGKPAPLHLETLWSHNITLRTRLVDTETTPMLLKMVRSGKLQPKQFITHRFDLNDIMKAYDTFMNAAKEKTLKVVLAA, translated from the coding sequence ATGAAAGCACTTGTGTATCACGGCCCCGGCAAACGGGCCTTGGAAGAAAAACCGAAGCCCGCGATCCAGGCGCCGACCGATGCGATCGTGAAAATCACCAAGACAACGATCTGCGGGACCGATCTGCACATCCTCAAGGGGGACGTCCCGACCGTCACCGACGGGCGGACCCTCGGACATGAGGGGGTCGGCGTGATCGACCAGGCCGGCGACGCCGTCGGGAGCTTCCGACCCGGCGACCGGGTTCTAATCTCCTGCATCACCTCCTGCGGCCGCTGCGCCAATTGTAAAAAGGGGATGTATTCGCACTGTGAAAACGGCGGCGGCTGGATTTTGGGAAATACGATCGACGGAACCCAGGCGGAGTATGTCCGGATCCCCTTCGCCGACACCAGCCTCTACAAAATCCCGGAAGGGATGGATGAGGAGGCGCTGACGATGTTGAGCGATATCCTTCCGACCGGCTTCGAGTGCGGGGTGCGGAACGGCGAGGTCAAGCCGGGAGATGTCGTCGCCATCGTCGGGGCGGGTCCCATCGGTCTGGCGGCGTTGACCACGGCACAACTCTACTCCCCTGCCGAGGTCATCATGATCGATCTTGACGACAATCGCCTCGACGTCTCCAAAAAGTTCGGCGCGACGAAGACGATCAACAGCAGCGACGGCCGGGCCGTCGAGAACGTGATGGGATTAACGAACGGCAAGGGGGTCGATGTCGCGATCGAAGCGGTCGGCATTCCGGCGACCTTCGAGCTTTGCCAGAAGATCGTCGCTGCAGGCGGCCACATCGCCAACATCGGCGTTCATGGAAAACCGGCCCCCCTCCATCTGGAGACCCTCTGGTCACACAACATCACGTTGAGGACGCGGCTGGTCGATACCGAGACGACGCCGATGCTCCTCAAGATGGTCCGGTCCGGGAAGCTGCAGCCGAAGCAGTTCATTACCCACCGCTTCGATCTGAACGACATCATGAAAGCGTATGATACGTTCATGAACGCCGCCAAGGAGAAAACGTTGAAGGTCGTGTTGGCGGCGTGA
- a CDS encoding bifunctional acetate--CoA ligase family protein/GNAT family N-acetyltransferase — MSKIKPIPEREPAHDIFRRRHHPLDVFFSPRTVALIGATESEGSVGRTILRNLIGNPFGGVVFPINPKRSSVLGIKAYPSIAEVPEAVDLAVIATPAQTVPGIIRECVQAGARGAIIISAGFKEAGAAGVELERQILAEARRGKMRIIGPNCLGVMSPLTGLNATFAGTMARAGSVGFISQSGALCTAILDWSLQEMVGFSAFVSIGSMLDVNWGDLIGYLGEDPRTQSIVLYMESIGDARSFISAAREVALTKPIIVIKAGRTKAAAKAAASHTGALTGSDEVLHAAFRRSGVLRVNSIADLFYMAEVLAKQPRPKGPRLTIVTNAGGPAVLATDALILTGGALAELAPETIQALDQILPPHWSHGNPIDILGDASAERYAQAVEIAAKDPNSDGLLAVLAPQAMTDPTQTAERLKGLARLDGKPLLASWMGGADVAAGVTILNRAGVPTFSYPDTAVRAFNYMWRYSYNLRSLYETPVLAAEEGIDRAAAERLIQKARKSGRTLLTEMESKQLLAAYALPTVETRLAKNEAEAAEIAAETGYPVVLKLHSETITHKSDVGGVQLNLANAAAVRRAYRAIEKKVKGADFLGVTVQPMIARDGYELILGSSPDPEFGPVLLFGAGGTLVEVFQDRALGLPPLTTTLARRMMEQTKIFTALKGVRGKGPVDLAALEQLLVRFSRLVVEQRWIKEIDINPLLVSEDRQIALDARVVVHGKEVREEALPQLAIRPYPTQYVSRSTLKDGAPVTIRPIRPEDEPLMVRFHQALSDQSVYLRFFQPLKLSQRVAHERLTRICFIDYDREMALVAERKDPDTETRNLLGAARLTKIEGTEEAEFSILIADPYQRQGLGTELLRRLIRIGRDEHLKKIRADILPDNTAMQRVCKKLGFRLHHQVGDPLVSAELTL; from the coding sequence ATGTCCAAGATCAAACCGATCCCGGAGCGGGAACCGGCCCACGACATTTTTCGGCGGCGCCATCACCCCCTCGACGTTTTCTTCTCGCCGCGGACGGTCGCGCTCATCGGCGCGACCGAAAGCGAAGGGAGCGTCGGGAGGACGATCCTTCGAAATCTCATCGGCAACCCGTTCGGCGGGGTCGTCTTTCCGATCAATCCGAAACGTTCGAGCGTCTTGGGGATCAAGGCCTATCCGAGCATCGCCGAAGTGCCCGAGGCGGTCGATCTTGCCGTGATCGCCACCCCGGCGCAGACGGTGCCGGGGATCATCCGCGAATGCGTCCAAGCCGGCGCGCGGGGGGCGATCATCATCTCGGCCGGCTTCAAAGAGGCCGGAGCCGCCGGGGTCGAATTGGAGCGGCAGATCCTCGCCGAGGCGCGCCGCGGAAAAATGCGGATCATCGGCCCGAACTGCCTCGGGGTGATGAGCCCCCTCACCGGCCTGAACGCGACGTTCGCAGGAACCATGGCGCGGGCAGGCAGTGTCGGCTTCATCAGCCAGAGCGGGGCGCTTTGCACGGCGATCCTCGACTGGAGCCTTCAGGAAATGGTCGGCTTCTCCGCCTTTGTCTCGATCGGATCGATGCTCGACGTGAACTGGGGAGATCTGATCGGCTATCTCGGCGAAGATCCCCGGACGCAGAGCATCGTCCTCTACATGGAGTCGATCGGCGACGCCCGCTCCTTTATTTCGGCGGCCCGGGAAGTCGCGCTGACCAAACCGATCATCGTGATCAAGGCGGGACGGACGAAGGCGGCGGCCAAGGCGGCCGCTTCCCACACCGGGGCCCTCACCGGAAGCGACGAAGTGCTCCACGCCGCCTTCCGCCGTTCCGGCGTCCTGCGGGTGAACAGCATCGCCGACCTCTTTTATATGGCGGAAGTGCTCGCCAAGCAGCCCCGTCCCAAAGGACCGCGGCTGACGATCGTGACAAACGCCGGCGGCCCGGCGGTGCTGGCCACCGACGCGTTGATTCTCACCGGGGGAGCGCTGGCCGAACTGGCGCCGGAGACGATTCAGGCGCTCGATCAAATTCTCCCCCCCCACTGGAGCCACGGCAATCCGATCGACATCTTGGGCGACGCCAGCGCCGAGCGCTACGCGCAGGCGGTCGAGATCGCCGCGAAGGACCCGAACAGCGACGGCCTCCTCGCCGTCCTCGCCCCCCAAGCGATGACCGATCCGACGCAGACGGCCGAGCGGCTCAAGGGGCTCGCCCGGCTCGACGGCAAACCGCTGCTGGCAAGCTGGATGGGGGGGGCCGACGTCGCCGCCGGGGTGACGATCTTAAACCGCGCCGGCGTCCCGACCTTCTCCTACCCCGACACCGCCGTCCGCGCCTTCAACTACATGTGGCGCTACAGCTATAATCTCCGCAGCCTCTACGAAACGCCGGTGCTGGCCGCCGAGGAGGGGATCGATCGCGCCGCGGCCGAGCGGTTGATTCAAAAAGCCCGCAAGTCGGGCCGGACCCTTCTGACCGAGATGGAATCGAAACAGCTCCTCGCCGCCTATGCCCTTCCGACCGTCGAAACGCGGCTCGCAAAAAACGAGGCGGAGGCGGCCGAGATCGCCGCCGAGACCGGCTACCCGGTAGTCCTTAAGCTTCACTCCGAAACGATCACACACAAAAGCGACGTCGGCGGCGTTCAGTTGAACCTGGCCAACGCCGCCGCCGTCCGGCGCGCCTATCGGGCGATCGAGAAGAAGGTGAAGGGAGCCGATTTTCTCGGGGTCACCGTCCAGCCGATGATCGCCCGCGATGGTTACGAGCTGATCTTGGGGAGCAGCCCAGACCCGGAGTTCGGCCCGGTTCTCCTCTTCGGCGCGGGGGGAACACTGGTCGAAGTTTTCCAGGACCGGGCGTTGGGCCTTCCGCCGCTGACCACCACGCTGGCACGCCGGATGATGGAGCAGACGAAAATATTTACCGCGCTGAAGGGGGTGCGGGGGAAGGGGCCGGTCGATCTCGCCGCGCTGGAGCAGCTCCTCGTCCGATTCAGCCGGCTGGTCGTCGAGCAGCGGTGGATCAAGGAGATCGACATCAATCCCCTTCTCGTCTCCGAGGATCGGCAGATCGCGCTCGATGCCCGCGTCGTCGTTCATGGGAAGGAGGTCCGCGAGGAGGCGCTCCCCCAGCTCGCCATCCGCCCTTATCCGACACAGTACGTCAGCCGATCGACGTTGAAGGATGGCGCCCCGGTGACGATCCGTCCGATCCGGCCGGAAGACGAGCCGCTGATGGTCCGTTTCCACCAGGCCCTCTCGGACCAGAGCGTCTATCTCCGTTTCTTTCAACCGTTGAAGCTCAGCCAGCGGGTCGCCCACGAGCGGCTGACCCGGATCTGCTTCATCGATTATGATCGCGAGATGGCGCTGGTCGCGGAGCGGAAAGATCCCGACACGGAAACCCGGAACCTGCTCGGCGCCGCCCGGCTGACCAAGATCGAAGGAACCGAGGAGGCCGAATTTTCCATCTTGATCGCCGATCCTTATCAGCGGCAGGGGCTGGGCACCGAGCTTCTCCGCCGCCTCATTCGGATCGGCCGCGACGAGCACCTCAAAAAAATCCGCGCCGACATCCTTCCCGACAACACCGCCATGCAGCGGGTCTGCAAGAAGCTCGGCTTCCGCCTTCATCATCAAGTCGGAGACCCGCTGGTCTCCGCCGAGTTGACTCTTTGA